One Sanguibacter sp. HDW7 DNA window includes the following coding sequences:
- a CDS encoding 4-(cytidine 5'-diphospho)-2-C-methyl-D-erythritol kinase, with translation MTGLRRASGLPERVVVRAPGKVNLALQVSPVGDDGYHRVVSVFQAVSLFEDVTATRGDGLSITASGLQSELVPLDGSNIAWRAAELLAAEVGVDPDVHLHLAKGVPVAGGMAGGSADGAAALLACDALWGTGVPRERLLELAGELGADVAFPLVGHTAVGTGRGELLTPALVRGELHWAFGLRRAGISTAASYGRFDERLAEAAARGEDVPIADSWDDEPGTALMAALRAGDAEGVGAHLRNDLESASCDLEPALREVVDVARAAGALGVVVSGSGPTVAALGRSPRHALALAAAMMAADVVDDVVTATGNVPGARLLALPTP, from the coding sequence GTGACGGGGCTGCGTCGTGCGAGCGGGCTGCCTGAACGTGTCGTCGTCCGGGCACCGGGCAAGGTCAACCTCGCGCTCCAGGTGAGCCCCGTGGGCGACGACGGCTACCACCGTGTCGTCTCGGTGTTCCAGGCGGTGTCGCTCTTCGAGGACGTCACGGCGACGCGCGGGGACGGCCTGTCGATCACGGCGTCGGGCCTGCAGTCGGAGCTCGTGCCGCTCGACGGGTCGAACATCGCGTGGCGGGCCGCCGAGCTGCTCGCGGCCGAGGTCGGTGTCGACCCCGACGTCCACCTGCACCTCGCCAAGGGCGTGCCCGTCGCGGGCGGCATGGCGGGCGGCTCGGCGGACGGCGCGGCGGCGCTCCTCGCGTGCGACGCGCTGTGGGGGACGGGCGTGCCGAGGGAGCGGCTGCTCGAGCTCGCGGGCGAGCTCGGTGCGGACGTCGCGTTCCCGCTCGTCGGGCACACTGCCGTCGGCACGGGCCGCGGCGAGCTGCTCACGCCCGCGCTCGTGCGGGGCGAGCTTCACTGGGCGTTCGGGCTGCGGCGTGCGGGGATCTCGACGGCGGCGTCCTACGGGCGCTTCGACGAGCGGCTCGCGGAGGCTGCTGCGCGCGGCGAGGACGTGCCGATCGCGGACAGCTGGGACGACGAGCCGGGGACGGCGCTCATGGCGGCGCTGCGTGCAGGTGACGCCGAGGGTGTCGGCGCGCATCTTCGCAACGACCTCGAGTCGGCGTCGTGCGACCTCGAGCCGGCGCTCCGCGAGGTCGTCGATGTGGCGCGCGCGGCGGGGGCGCTCGGCGTCGTCGTCTCGGGCTCGGGGCCGACGGTCGCGGCGCTGGGCCGTTCGCCCCGGCACGCGCTCGCTCTTGCGGCGGCGATGATGGCGGCGGACGTCGTCGACGACGTGGTGACGGCGACGGGCAACGTCCCGGGCGCAAGGCTCCTCGCCCTCCCCACCCCCTGA
- a CDS encoding resuscitation-promoting factor, with protein sequence MHNPLSRATRAESTDPTFGTTGEVHARRPLRRRPWIVGTTAVALALGGAGVAIATNAHKTVSLDVDGKTVDVDTWAGSVGNLLDELGIETSTRDVVAPAASSALADGETVVVRYGREVTVSDGEDSESVWTTALDASEVLDTLEQREADIHLVASRSSERAEIGVRLPLDEAVQVLVEGEVLPVAAGISSVDAALAAADVELGDLDEVLVDDRAADGSTLADGETGVLTVVVRRVEVTEKSSTKKIAHETETVKDSDRYTDQATLVRTAGKDGVRTTVHRVRTVDGDVVEKEKISEKVTTKPVTEVKVVGTKKRPATSTPASSKDQGKAPSGTVWQRLAQCESGGRANAVSASGAYHGLYQFSVATWRSVGGKGLPSQATAAEQTKRAKILQARSGWGQWPHCSAKLGLR encoded by the coding sequence ATGCACAACCCCCTGAGCCGCGCCACGCGTGCGGAGAGCACCGACCCCACCTTCGGGACGACGGGGGAGGTGCACGCACGCAGGCCGCTCAGGCGCCGACCGTGGATCGTCGGCACGACCGCCGTCGCTCTCGCGCTCGGCGGTGCGGGCGTCGCGATCGCCACGAACGCCCACAAGACCGTGAGCCTCGACGTCGACGGCAAGACCGTCGACGTCGACACGTGGGCCGGATCCGTCGGCAACCTCCTCGACGAGCTCGGCATCGAGACCAGCACGCGCGACGTCGTCGCCCCTGCCGCGTCCTCCGCGCTCGCCGACGGCGAGACCGTCGTCGTCCGCTACGGGCGCGAGGTCACCGTCTCCGACGGCGAGGACTCCGAGTCCGTGTGGACGACCGCGCTCGACGCCTCCGAGGTGCTCGACACGCTCGAGCAGCGTGAGGCCGACATCCACCTCGTCGCCTCCCGCTCCTCCGAGCGCGCCGAGATCGGTGTGCGCCTCCCGCTCGACGAGGCCGTCCAGGTGCTCGTCGAGGGCGAGGTCCTCCCCGTCGCCGCAGGCATCTCGAGCGTCGACGCGGCGCTCGCCGCCGCGGACGTGGAGCTCGGCGATCTCGACGAGGTCCTCGTCGACGACCGCGCCGCTGACGGCTCCACCCTCGCCGACGGCGAGACCGGTGTGCTCACCGTCGTCGTGCGCCGTGTCGAGGTCACCGAGAAGTCCTCGACGAAGAAGATCGCCCACGAGACCGAGACGGTCAAGGACTCCGACCGCTACACGGACCAGGCGACCCTCGTGCGCACCGCCGGCAAGGACGGCGTCCGCACGACCGTCCACCGCGTCCGCACGGTCGACGGCGACGTCGTCGAGAAGGAGAAGATCTCCGAGAAGGTCACGACGAAGCCCGTCACCGAGGTCAAGGTCGTCGGGACCAAGAAGCGTCCCGCGACGAGCACGCCCGCGTCCTCGAAGGACCAGGGCAAGGCGCCGTCGGGCACGGTCTGGCAGCGTCTTGCGCAGTGCGAGTCGGGCGGGCGTGCCAACGCCGTCTCGGCGAGCGGCGCGTACCACGGCCTCTATCAGTTCTCGGTCGCCACGTGGCGCTCGGTCGGCGGCAAGGGCCTGCCCTCGCAGGCGACGGCCGCGGAGCAGACCAAGCGCGCCAAGATCCTCCAGGCGCGTTCGGGCTGGGGCCAGTGGCCCCACTGCTCGGCCAAGCTCGGCCTCCGCTGA
- a CDS encoding ABC transporter permease: MSPVRTVRLVAAREIATRARSKAFVWTTAIVLVLIVGGSALVGVLGGKEPDPLTVGVPDDRTATALAAAATATGALVDPTVTTAPTQDGADPYVALDDDGTVRVTVGTEVPSGLTATLTVMAQRAALSTAIAGLGGDPAQVDAAVLGAQPVVTTLGEPTAGPELGASILGQVVGILIFVAIMTTGQMVAQGVVEEKSSRVIEILLAAIRPAELIAGKVLGIGALGLAQVVAYVGVGAASATAFGLFDGMKVDLGSAVWSTLVWFLLGYAIYALLFAAAGALVSRQEDVGSVTTPILMMLMVPYIVGISVAPWDPTNTLVTVLSYVPFFTPLIMPMRSALGVAAPWEVILMIVVCTALVAALVWGAGKIYGRAVLLTGARVPLREVLRSR, from the coding sequence ATGAGCCCCGTCCGGACCGTCCGACTCGTCGCCGCCCGCGAGATCGCGACCCGCGCCCGCTCGAAGGCCTTCGTGTGGACGACCGCGATCGTCCTCGTCCTCATCGTCGGAGGCTCCGCGCTCGTCGGCGTCCTCGGCGGCAAGGAGCCCGACCCTCTCACCGTCGGCGTGCCCGACGACCGCACCGCGACCGCCCTCGCCGCCGCCGCGACCGCGACCGGCGCGCTCGTCGACCCCACCGTGACGACCGCCCCCACGCAGGACGGCGCCGACCCGTACGTCGCGCTCGACGACGACGGCACCGTCCGTGTCACCGTCGGCACCGAGGTGCCCTCCGGGCTCACCGCGACGCTCACCGTCATGGCGCAGCGTGCCGCGCTCAGCACGGCCATCGCCGGGCTCGGCGGCGACCCCGCACAGGTCGACGCGGCCGTGCTCGGCGCACAGCCGGTCGTCACGACGCTCGGCGAGCCGACGGCCGGCCCCGAGCTCGGGGCGTCGATCCTCGGCCAGGTCGTCGGCATCCTCATCTTCGTCGCCATCATGACGACCGGGCAGATGGTCGCCCAGGGCGTCGTCGAGGAGAAGTCGAGCCGCGTCATCGAGATCCTCCTCGCGGCGATCCGACCCGCCGAGCTCATCGCGGGCAAGGTCCTCGGCATCGGCGCGCTCGGCCTTGCGCAGGTCGTCGCGTACGTCGGCGTCGGCGCAGCCTCCGCCACGGCGTTCGGGCTGTTCGACGGCATGAAGGTCGACCTCGGCTCCGCCGTGTGGTCGACCCTCGTGTGGTTCCTCCTCGGCTACGCGATCTACGCGCTGCTCTTCGCCGCGGCGGGCGCGCTCGTCTCGCGGCAGGAGGACGTCGGCTCCGTGACGACGCCCATCCTCATGATGCTCATGGTGCCCTACATCGTCGGGATCTCCGTCGCTCCCTGGGACCCGACGAACACGCTCGTCACCGTCCTGTCGTACGTGCCGTTCTTCACGCCGCTCATCATGCCGATGCGCTCGGCCCTCGGCGTCGCGGCACCGTGGGAGGTCATCCTCATGATCGTCGTGTGCACGGCGCTCGTCGCGGCGCTCGTGTGGGGCGCCGGCAAGATCTACGGCCGCGCCGTGCTGCTCACCGGCGCGCGCGTGCCGCTGCGCGAGGTGCTCCGCTCCCGCTGA
- a CDS encoding MarR family winged helix-turn-helix transcriptional regulator has product MNQAGAAQTGVPATPDEVDRIVDAWRRERPDLDVAPLEVLSRVTRLARHLDRARRGAFARHDLETWEFDVLSALRRAGVPYELSPGALLTQTLVTSGTMTNRIDRLEDHGLVSRHPSPEDRRGVLVRLTTSGLTKVDAAMADLVAEEHTLLGTLDPAQRDTLAALLRTVLGQFDA; this is encoded by the coding sequence ATGAACCAGGCCGGAGCAGCGCAGACGGGCGTGCCCGCGACCCCGGACGAGGTCGACCGCATCGTCGACGCGTGGCGCCGCGAGCGCCCCGACCTCGACGTCGCCCCGCTCGAGGTGCTCTCGCGCGTCACCCGGCTCGCCCGGCACCTCGACCGCGCACGTCGTGGCGCGTTCGCCCGCCACGACCTCGAGACGTGGGAGTTCGACGTCCTGTCCGCCCTGCGCCGCGCGGGCGTCCCCTACGAGCTCTCCCCCGGGGCGCTCCTCACGCAGACGCTCGTGACGTCCGGCACCATGACCAACCGGATCGACCGGCTCGAGGACCACGGCCTCGTCTCCCGTCACCCCTCGCCCGAGGACCGTCGGGGCGTGCTCGTGCGCCTCACCACCTCGGGCCTCACGAAGGTCGATGCCGCCATGGCGGACCTCGTCGCGGAGGAGCACACGCTCCTCGGCACGCTCGACCCGGCCCAGCGCGACACGCTCGCGGCCCTGCTGCGGACGGTGCTCGGGCAGTTCGACGCCTGA
- a CDS encoding G5 domain-containing protein, whose product METRRARREQHARRTPLRLPAQIAVIAVLLGGTAAYAGSDLASDTPVALAATVVDDLDGRDREVASRGSARATAITIVVDGAERSVTTTHPTVGAALHAEGITVADDAVVLTDLDMPVTDGLRIEIAAVTERTKTVTEKVEHGSSEVDDANLVKGTRIVETRGVDGESTTTYLVRSANGTEIERTALTSVVVAEMRDEVVRVGTMSVPDSSAKVLSPNQARALAKSLVAERGWDASQFTCLDRLWTRESNWRVTAHNKGSGAYGIPQSLPGTKMASVASDWRTNARTQIIWGLGYIKNRYGTPCGALDHSHARGWY is encoded by the coding sequence GTGGAGACCCGCCGAGCGCGACGCGAGCAGCATGCCCGCCGTACGCCGCTCCGGCTCCCGGCCCAGATCGCGGTCATCGCGGTCCTCCTCGGCGGCACGGCCGCCTACGCGGGCTCCGACCTCGCGTCCGACACTCCCGTCGCCCTCGCGGCCACGGTCGTCGACGACCTCGACGGACGCGACCGTGAGGTCGCCTCGCGCGGCTCGGCCCGCGCCACGGCCATCACCATCGTCGTCGACGGCGCGGAGCGTTCCGTGACGACGACCCACCCGACCGTCGGCGCCGCTCTCCACGCCGAGGGCATCACGGTCGCGGACGACGCAGTCGTCCTCACCGACCTCGACATGCCCGTCACCGACGGGCTGCGCATCGAGATCGCAGCCGTGACGGAGAGGACGAAGACCGTCACCGAGAAGGTCGAGCACGGCTCGTCCGAGGTCGACGACGCGAACCTCGTCAAGGGCACCCGCATCGTCGAGACGCGCGGTGTCGACGGCGAGTCGACGACGACGTACCTCGTCCGGTCGGCGAACGGCACGGAGATCGAGCGCACGGCACTCACGAGCGTCGTCGTCGCGGAGATGCGCGACGAGGTCGTGCGCGTCGGCACGATGTCCGTCCCCGACTCCTCGGCGAAGGTCCTCTCGCCCAACCAGGCGCGCGCGCTCGCGAAGTCGCTCGTCGCCGAGCGCGGCTGGGACGCGAGCCAGTTCACGTGCCTCGACAGGCTCTGGACGCGCGAGTCCAACTGGCGGGTCACCGCGCACAACAAGGGCTCAGGCGCGTACGGCATCCCGCAGTCGCTGCCCGGCACCAAGATGGCCTCGGTCGCCTCGGACTGGCGCACGAACGCCCGCACGCAGATCATCTGGGGCCTCGGCTACATCAAGAACCGCTACGGCACTCCCTGTGGCGCGCTCGACCACTCCCACGCCCGGGGCTGGTACTGA
- a CDS encoding TatD family hydrolase produces the protein MGRRRERGWAADPAPLEVPAVDGHTHLDSIHDVLGPEDPHPSVRETIDRAVAVGVPRMVQIGCDLEAARATARLVEEHPELVGGVAIHPNEAPLHAGIREVAPDGLEPAPLPRHEVSLDDALAEIAELARHPRVRTVGETGLDFFRGGERAREVQREAFRAHLALARETGLPVQIHDRDAHADVLDVLARDRAPESVVFHCFSGDAEMASFCAAQGWYLSFAGPVTYNANDDLRAALRVTPLDRLLVETDAPYLTPVPARGRPNAPYLLPHTVRFVATTLGLTEAEIATATSANADRLYGPW, from the coding sequence GTGGGACGCCGCCGCGAGCGGGGCTGGGCCGCTGACCCGGCGCCGCTCGAGGTGCCGGCCGTCGACGGCCACACGCACCTCGACTCGATCCACGACGTCCTCGGCCCCGAGGACCCGCACCCGAGCGTCCGCGAGACGATCGATCGTGCCGTCGCCGTCGGCGTGCCGCGCATGGTGCAGATCGGCTGCGACCTCGAGGCCGCGCGTGCGACCGCCCGGCTCGTCGAGGAGCACCCCGAGCTCGTCGGCGGCGTCGCGATCCACCCCAACGAGGCGCCCCTGCACGCGGGGATCCGCGAGGTCGCGCCCGACGGGCTCGAGCCCGCGCCCCTGCCGAGGCACGAGGTGAGCCTCGACGACGCGCTCGCTGAGATCGCCGAGCTCGCGCGGCACCCGCGCGTGCGGACCGTCGGGGAGACGGGACTCGACTTCTTCCGCGGCGGCGAGCGCGCCCGCGAGGTCCAGCGGGAGGCGTTCCGCGCGCACCTCGCGCTCGCGCGCGAGACGGGCCTGCCCGTGCAGATCCACGACCGCGACGCGCACGCGGACGTCCTCGACGTCCTCGCGCGCGACCGCGCACCCGAATCAGTCGTCTTCCACTGCTTCTCGGGCGACGCCGAGATGGCGTCGTTCTGCGCCGCGCAGGGCTGGTACCTGTCGTTCGCGGGGCCCGTGACGTACAACGCGAACGACGACCTCCGGGCCGCGCTGCGCGTCACGCCGCTCGACCGCCTCCTCGTCGAGACCGACGCCCCGTACCTCACGCCCGTGCCCGCGCGTGGCCGCCCCAACGCGCCCTACCTCCTGCCGCACACCGTGCGCTTCGTCGCCACGACCCTCGGCCTCACCGAGGCCGAGATCGCGACCGCGACCAGCGCGAACGCCGACCGCCTCTACGGCCCGTGGTGA
- a CDS encoding ABC-F family ATP-binding cassette domain-containing protein, which yields MAHLLGAENLRIAFPHKIVLDSVSLGLDEGDRVGVVGRNGDGKSTLMRLLAGRTAPDDGRVTVRGGVTVAMLDQTDTLDPDLTVGYAIVGDRPEHEWAGDARVRDVLDGLVRDLPWDARVGDLSGGQRRRVALAALLTQDHDVLFLDEPTNHLDVEGVAWLAAHLRTRWAANAGGLLVVTHDRWFLDEVCTATWEVHDGIVEPFEGGYAAYVLQRVERDRQASVVEQKRQNLMRKELAWLRRGAPARTSKPRFRIDAANQLIADVPPVRDTVELARVATARLGKQVVDLEDAGFAYGDVPVLHDVTWRIAPGERTGLLGVNGAGKSTLLKLITGELSPTAGRVKHGKTIKVATLTQELAELGDVWDDRVSDVVASYRTTYVSGGKEMTPGQLLERLGFTNAQLSTQVKDLSGGQRRRLQLLLILLDEPNILVLDEPTNDMDTDMLAAIEDLLDTWPGCLLVVSHDRYLLERVTDQQYAVTEGTLRHLPGGVDEYLALRSAQRRAQDAAARGGAAAAAPTADGLSGAERRELTKEVGAIERRMTKLENQVAKVHADMAAHDQSDFSGLAGLQAKITAAETELAEAEERWLELTELLG from the coding sequence GTGGCCCATCTCCTCGGCGCGGAGAACCTCCGCATCGCCTTCCCGCACAAGATCGTCCTCGACTCCGTGAGCCTCGGGCTCGACGAGGGCGACCGCGTAGGCGTCGTCGGACGCAACGGCGACGGCAAGTCGACCCTCATGCGTCTGCTCGCCGGACGCACGGCGCCCGACGACGGCCGCGTCACCGTGCGCGGCGGCGTCACCGTCGCGATGCTCGACCAGACCGACACCCTCGACCCCGACCTCACCGTCGGGTACGCGATCGTCGGCGACCGCCCCGAGCACGAGTGGGCGGGCGACGCGCGCGTCCGCGACGTCCTCGACGGGCTCGTGCGCGACCTCCCGTGGGACGCCCGCGTCGGCGACCTCTCCGGCGGCCAGCGGCGCCGCGTCGCGCTCGCCGCGCTCCTCACCCAGGACCACGACGTCCTCTTCCTCGACGAGCCCACCAACCACCTCGACGTCGAGGGCGTCGCCTGGCTCGCCGCGCACCTGCGCACGCGCTGGGCCGCGAACGCGGGCGGGCTCCTCGTCGTCACGCACGACCGCTGGTTCCTCGACGAGGTCTGCACCGCGACGTGGGAGGTGCACGACGGCATCGTCGAGCCCTTCGAGGGCGGCTACGCGGCCTACGTCCTGCAGCGCGTCGAGCGCGACCGGCAGGCGTCCGTCGTCGAGCAGAAGCGCCAGAACCTCATGCGCAAGGAGCTCGCGTGGCTGCGCCGCGGCGCGCCCGCACGCACGTCAAAGCCCCGCTTCCGCATCGACGCCGCCAACCAGCTCATCGCCGACGTGCCTCCCGTGCGCGACACCGTCGAGCTCGCGCGCGTCGCCACAGCGCGCCTCGGCAAGCAGGTCGTCGACCTCGAGGACGCAGGCTTCGCCTACGGCGACGTACCCGTGCTGCACGACGTCACGTGGCGCATCGCGCCCGGCGAGCGCACGGGCCTGCTCGGCGTCAACGGCGCCGGCAAGTCGACCCTGCTCAAGCTCATCACCGGGGAGCTCTCCCCCACGGCGGGCAGGGTCAAGCACGGCAAGACCATCAAGGTCGCGACGCTCACGCAGGAGCTCGCCGAGCTCGGCGACGTGTGGGACGACCGCGTCTCCGACGTCGTCGCGTCCTACCGCACGACGTACGTCTCCGGCGGCAAGGAGATGACGCCCGGCCAGCTGCTCGAGCGCCTCGGCTTCACGAACGCGCAGCTCTCGACGCAGGTCAAGGACCTCTCGGGCGGGCAGCGGCGGCGCCTGCAGCTGCTGCTCATCCTTCTCGACGAGCCCAACATCCTCGTCCTCGACGAGCCGACGAACGACATGGACACCGACATGCTCGCCGCGATCGAGGACCTCCTCGACACGTGGCCCGGCTGCCTGCTCGTCGTCTCCCACGACCGCTACCTGCTCGAGCGCGTCACCGACCAGCAGTACGCCGTCACCGAGGGCACCCTGCGGCACCTGCCGGGCGGCGTCGACGAGTACCTCGCGCTGCGCTCCGCGCAGCGCAGGGCGCAGGACGCGGCGGCCCGCGGCGGTGCTGCCGCGGCCGCGCCGACCGCCGACGGTCTCTCGGGCGCCGAGCGGCGCGAGCTCACGAAGGAGGTCGGGGCGATCGAGCGGCGCATGACGAAGCTCGAGAACCAGGTCGCGAAGGTCCACGCGGACATGGCGGCGCACGACCAGTCGGACTTCAGCGGGCTCGCGGGACTGCAGGCGAAGATCACCGCGGCGGAGACAGAGCTCGCGGAGGCGGAGGAGCGCTGGCTCGAGCTCACGGAGCTCCTCGGCTGA
- the rsmA gene encoding 16S rRNA (adenine(1518)-N(6)/adenine(1519)-N(6))-dimethyltransferase RsmA — protein MTSAATLLGPVQVRELAERLGVRPTKTLGQNFVIDAGTVRKIVRTAGVSAGEHVVEIGPGLGSLTLGILETGASVVAVEIDPVLAAELPTTVATFQPDAAERFSLVGQDALTVTELPGPPPVALVANLPYNVSVPVLLHFLERFDSLERVLVMVQLEVADRLAAPPGSKTYGVPSAKAAWYCRTSRAATIGRNVFWPAPNVDSALVAMERREPPSTTASREDVFTVVDAAFAQRRKTLRATLAGLAGSGAAAAEALEAAGVDPSARGEVCDIDTFARITEEILARGGFHAPAPRASRRERERRAADGDAAASGDGATSEGAAAVGAVMSDGSAPASGSAPTDGSAA, from the coding sequence ATGACTTCTGCCGCCACCCTTCTCGGCCCCGTCCAGGTACGGGAGCTCGCCGAGAGGCTCGGCGTGCGGCCGACGAAGACGCTCGGCCAGAACTTCGTCATCGATGCGGGCACCGTGCGCAAGATCGTGCGGACCGCGGGCGTCTCGGCGGGTGAGCACGTCGTCGAGATCGGCCCGGGCCTCGGCTCGCTCACGCTCGGGATCCTCGAGACGGGCGCGAGCGTCGTCGCGGTCGAGATCGACCCGGTCCTCGCAGCCGAGCTGCCGACGACGGTCGCGACGTTCCAGCCGGACGCGGCCGAGCGGTTCTCGCTCGTCGGGCAGGACGCCCTCACCGTCACCGAGCTGCCCGGGCCGCCGCCCGTCGCGCTCGTCGCAAACCTTCCGTACAACGTCTCCGTGCCCGTGCTGCTGCACTTCCTCGAGCGCTTCGACTCGCTCGAGCGCGTGCTCGTCATGGTGCAGCTGGAGGTCGCGGACCGCCTCGCCGCGCCCCCCGGGTCGAAGACCTACGGCGTGCCGTCGGCCAAGGCCGCCTGGTACTGCCGCACGTCGCGCGCCGCGACGATCGGACGCAACGTCTTCTGGCCCGCGCCCAACGTCGACTCGGCGCTCGTCGCGATGGAGCGGCGCGAGCCGCCGTCGACGACCGCGTCGCGCGAGGACGTCTTCACCGTCGTCGACGCTGCCTTCGCGCAGCGGCGCAAGACGCTCCGGGCCACGCTCGCCGGCCTCGCCGGCTCGGGCGCGGCCGCTGCCGAGGCGCTCGAGGCCGCGGGCGTCGACCCGTCGGCCCGCGGCGAGGTCTGCGACATCGACACGTTCGCGCGCATCACCGAGGAGATCCTCGCGCGCGGCGGCTTCCACGCTCCCGCGCCCCGCGCGTCGCGGCGCGAGCGGGAGCGTCGGGCCGCCGACGGTGACGCTGCTGCCTCCGGTGACGGCGCGACGTCCGAGGGCGCTGCTGCCGTCGGCGCTGTGATGTCGGACGGCTCTGCTCCGGCCAGCGGGTCAGCGCCGACCGACGGGTCCGCCGCGTGA
- a CDS encoding G5 domain-containing protein: protein MTSRRTARAAVSSAVVLVVAAATTLTLTSLVPGGTPWTGDGPVLAATTDPTAPQTPASRSTARGPAIPVELVVDGIERPVLTAAADVTALLVEQDVVLGDRAVSHDLDAPVVSGMRVEVVDVEWSHETVEVDIEPDVDEIEDPSLAAGERRVVSAGSPGRSVSTFLVASVGGVESSRSEIVSVVLREPVAGTVRVGTGATPSPDPTTTPARPTTPADGEPAPGTPDPSPSEGSPSGEPSTDPDPGPSAGPDPEPSSTPTSKPTPKPEPTSAPTTAPPGTAGTTPASAKALAKRKVAARGWDNGEYRCLVTLWERESNWSYKAANPSSTARGIPQAIMSLHFGSDWRTNDAGLRYLTTPSVQIDWGLRYIAGRYSGPCKALAHSDDVGWY, encoded by the coding sequence GTGACGTCCCGCCGGACCGCGCGTGCCGCGGTCTCCTCCGCCGTCGTCCTCGTCGTCGCCGCGGCGACGACCCTCACCCTCACGAGCCTCGTTCCGGGCGGCACGCCGTGGACCGGCGACGGCCCCGTGCTCGCGGCGACGACCGACCCGACAGCGCCCCAGACTCCAGCCTCCCGCAGCACGGCCCGCGGGCCGGCCATCCCGGTCGAGCTCGTCGTCGACGGCATCGAGCGTCCCGTCCTCACGGCCGCAGCCGACGTCACGGCGCTGCTCGTCGAGCAGGACGTCGTCCTCGGCGACCGCGCCGTCTCCCACGACCTCGACGCCCCCGTCGTCAGCGGCATGCGGGTCGAGGTCGTCGACGTCGAGTGGTCGCACGAGACGGTCGAGGTCGACATCGAGCCTGACGTCGACGAGATCGAGGACCCGTCGCTCGCTGCGGGAGAGCGCCGCGTCGTCTCGGCGGGGTCACCCGGGCGGTCGGTGTCGACGTTCCTCGTCGCGTCGGTCGGCGGTGTCGAGTCCTCGCGCTCCGAGATCGTCTCGGTCGTCCTGCGCGAGCCCGTCGCGGGCACGGTGCGGGTCGGGACCGGTGCGACGCCGTCGCCTGACCCCACGACGACGCCCGCGAGGCCGACGACGCCGGCCGACGGCGAGCCCGCACCGGGCACGCCGGACCCGTCGCCGTCGGAGGGATCGCCGTCGGGCGAGCCCTCGACGGATCCTGACCCGGGACCCTCGGCAGGCCCGGACCCTGAGCCCTCGTCGACGCCGACGTCGAAGCCCACCCCGAAGCCGGAGCCGACCTCTGCCCCGACGACCGCGCCGCCCGGCACCGCCGGGACGACCCCGGCCTCCGCGAAGGCGCTCGCGAAGCGCAAGGTCGCGGCGCGCGGCTGGGACAACGGCGAGTACCGGTGCCTCGTCACGCTGTGGGAGCGGGAGAGCAACTGGAGCTACAAGGCCGCGAACCCGTCGTCGACGGCGCGCGGGATCCCGCAGGCGATCATGAGCCTGCACTTCGGGTCCGACTGGCGCACGAACGACGCCGGCCTTCGGTATCTCACGACGCCGAGCGTGCAGATCGACTGGGGGCTGCGCTACATCGCGGGCCGCTACTCGGGCCCCTGCAAGGCGCTCGCCCACTCCGACGACGTCGGCTGGTACTAG